The following proteins are co-located in the Apium graveolens cultivar Ventura chromosome 5, ASM990537v1, whole genome shotgun sequence genome:
- the LOC141723937 gene encoding GATA transcription factor 6 translates to MESVNGAFKNNLTSPERGFWENTRCSPVVQNGVVSEEDYFFVDELLDFSKAEQIENDDVIEDKTENGVVCVSDAKREIVAAPPVAVHDTELSVPVDELAELEWLSNFVDDSTPGYSLTLPVQKPPVKLTGSAPRTGVRVWPLSESSTSSSSSSPTFLTYSDVTHSAESYITKPPAKKQKQQSGRRCSHCLVQQTPQWRTGPLGAKTLCNACGVRYKSGRLLPEYRPAISPTYSSEKHSNNHRKVMEMRRKKEGGGGGGFGKAVEIF, encoded by the exons ATGGAGTCGGTCAACGGAGCTTTCAAAAACAATTTGACTTCACCGGAGCGAGGGTTTTGGGAGAACACGCGTTGCTCGCCGGTCGTTCAAAACGGTGTCGTTTCCGAAGAGGATTATTTCTTCGTCGACGAGCTTCTAGACTTTTCTAAAGCAGAGCAAATTGAAAACGACGATGTAATTGAAGACAAAACAGAGAACGGCGTCGTTTGTGTGTCAGATGCCAAACGCGAAATTGTCGCGGCTCCTCCGGTGGCGGTTCATGACACCGAGCTCTCCGTTCCG GTGGATGAATTGGCAGAGTTGGAGTGGTTATCTAATTTTGTGGACGATTCTACCCCTGGCTACTCTCTCACACTTCCGGTTCAAAAACCGCCGGTCAAACTCACCGGTTCGGCTCCGAGAACCGGAGTCCGAGTGTGGCCACTCAGTGAGTCATCTAcgtcatcatcatcttcatctccTACGTTTTTAACGTACAGTGACGTCACTCACTCAGCAGAGTCGTACATTACAAAGCCACCGGCGAAAAAGCAGAAACAGCAGTCAGGGAGGCGGTGCAGCCATTGTCTAGTGCAGCAGACTCCGCAGTGGAGAACCGGACCGCTCGGTGCGAAAACGCTGTGTAATGCTTGTGGAGTGAGGTATAAGTCGGGTCGGTTATTGCCGGAGTATAGACCGGCAATTAGCCCGACTTATTCGAGCGAAAAACATTCGAATAATCACCGGAAAGTGATGGAAATGAGGCGCAAAAAGGAGGGAGGAGGTGGTGGTGGTTTTGGAAAGGCGGTTGAAATATTTTGA
- the LOC141659873 gene encoding protein FAR1-RELATED SEQUENCE 5-like — MPTLGLIPFNPPRGTPPVSTPAVIPGTSNNSARNAQQSSSSTRRMMGNPPPQQNPPPPPPPPSNRAYALRNGFAIKIQASHRNKDNEIYGRLYVCRLYGKSVAAESSQNKRRREVLPKSECKVRMYVNYQKKKRHWEVTSLELVHNHGLVSPSKMNLVQRERHVNTVTRSLIKTLYGSGVRNCQVMNVIGNIHGGNDKVGFNVQHVRNVLRDERKKRFEISDAQAGLDLLHRLNEESGSKYFIRTEVDEENRLKCLVWIDPRYIMAYQNFGDVMAFDTTYRTNRYAMSFVPFTGVNHHYQSVIFGFALMRDEHASTFEWILRTWIEGVGNNPPLTIITDQDQAMESAIAVVLLNTTHLLCSWHISQKFPEKLAHYYSAFPEFKTDFNNCIYKSLTEYVFEARWASFVEKYHLQDHKWLKGLYELKHKWIPAYTRNKFSAFQNSTSRSEGMNSFFDKYVSSAMGLKEFIENAQKALARQFMREKEEDYFTINLKRPMKLHTTLEYHASCINTKEIFRRFQDELVESSKYFVEKDRRASEEGERMGDVYTYYSCYRPMSEPMRRNVYFVAFEKASSLGMCTCRMLEHSGLLCRHLLAVFTKKRVSEIPPYYKNRRWTMHANRVDGVLPYNLDVGQSHEMTSTDRFNSMTMVTMSFCQSSIASKERYDYAVGVMNREIPILEKMSVDGIKSYESNSQAPNASAHEEIILDPMMSQTKGRKKDVRFKSPMESIGNMTSEYSGENNSDHNCDSVSHVSNTFSDSLPSDSWYEDNDEEDVVSPTFSEMEDACADLMPLVDNDEPPHVEEDETDLYPPDEEAYRAKNWIEACNWMEGTEPWRLVNSHLDPYFLPILNLGNNTPMENRKNPDGMVVSLLNVIGLPIL, encoded by the exons ATGCCTACACTAGGCCTAATTCCTTTCAATCCTCCAAGGGGCACACCACCAGTATCAACTCCCGCAGTCATACCTGGAACCAGCAACAACTCAGCCAGAAATGCACAACAAAGCAGCAGCAGCACTAGAAGGATGATGGGGAATCCTCCACCTCAGCAAAACCCTCcaccacctcctcctcctcccaGCAATAG GGCTTATGCTTTACGAAATGGATTTGCTATTAAAATTCAAGCTAGCCATCGTAATAAAGACAACGAGATATATGGTCGTTTATATGTTTGTAGGCTTTATGGAAAAAGTGTCGCCGCCGAGAGTAGTCAAAATAAACGGCGTAGAGAGGTTCTTCCTAAAAGCGAGTGCAAGGTGAGGATGTAtgtcaattatcaaaagaaaaaacgTCACTGGGAGGTAACTAGCCTTGAATTGGTACACAACCACGGTCTTGTTTCCCCTAGTAAGATGAATTTGGTACAACGAGAAAGACATGTCAACACCGTGACCCGTAGTTTGATAAAAACGCTTTATGGTTCGGGGGTTCGTAATTGTCAAGTGATGAATGTGATTGGTAACATTCATGGAGGTAATGACAAAGTTGGTTTCAATGTTCAACATGTTAGGAATGTGTTAAGAGACGAGAGGAAGAAAAGGTTTGAGATTAGTGATGCCCAAGCGGGGTTGGACTTGTTGCATAGGTTGAATGAAGAAAGTggttctaaatattttattaggaCCGAAGTCGATGAAGAGAATCGCTTGAAGTGTCTAGTATGGATTGATCCGAGATATATAATGGCTTACCAAAATTTTGGCGATGTTATGGCTTTTGATACCACTTATCGGACAAATAGGTATGCAATGTCATTTGTCCCATTTACCGGAGTCAATCATCATTATCAATCGGTAATTTTCGGGTTTGCATTGATGCGGGATGAACACGCGTCGACTTTTGAGTGGATTCTTCGTACTTGGATTGAAGGTGTGGGGAATAATCCTCCATTGACTATAATCACGGATCAAGATCAAGCCATGGAAAGCGCTATTGCGGTTGTACTCCTGAATACTACCCATTTATTGTGTTCTTGGCACATTAGTCAAAAATTCCCGGAGAAATTAGCTCATTATTATTCGGCTTTTCCGGAATTCAAGACGGACTTCAACAATTGCATTTATAAATCTCTCACCGAATATGTTTTTGAAGCTAGATGGGCGTCGTTTGTGGAAAAGTATCACTTGCAAGATCATAAATGGTTAAAGGGGTTATATGAGTTGAAGCACAAGTGGATTCCTGCATATACTAGAAACAAATTTTCGGCATTTCAAAATAGTACATCGAGGAGTGAGGGGATGAATTCTTTCTTTGATAAGTATGTGAGTTCGGCAATGGGTTTGAAGGAATTCATTGAAAATGCCCAAAAAGCATTGGCAAGGCAATTCATGAGGGAGAAGGAAGAAGATTATTTCACCATTAATCTAAAACGTCCCATGAAATTGCATACCACATTGGAGTATCATGCTTCTTGTATCAACACTAAGGAAATATTTAGAAGATTTCAAGATGAATTGGTTGAGTCTTCAAAATACTTTGTTGAAAAAGACCGACGAGCTAGTGAAGAAGGGGAGAGAATGGGGGATGTTTATACGTACTATAGTTGTTATAGGCCCATGTCTGAGCCTATGAGAAGAAATGTTTATTTTGTGGCATTCGAGAAAGCAAGCTCTTTGGGAATGTGTACGTGTAGAATGCTTGAACATTCGGGGCTACTTTGTAGACACCTATTGGCGGTCTTCACTAAGAAACGGGTTTCGGAAATTCCCCCGTATTACAAAAACCGGAGGTGGACAATGCAtgccaatagagttgatggtgtgtTGCCTTACAATTTGGATGTTGGACAAAGTCATGAGATGACCTCAACCGATCGATTTAATAGCATGACAATGGTAACCATGAGTTTTTGTCAAAGTAGCATTGCATCCAAGGAACGGTATGATTATGCCGTTGGAGTGATGAATCGAGAAATACCAATTCTCGAAAAAATGAGCGTTGATGGAATTAAATCTTACGAAAGCAATTCGCAAGCTCCAAATGCAAGTGCTCATGAAGAAAtaattcttgaccctatgatgTCCCAAACTAAAGGGAGGAAGAAGGACGTTCGTTTCAAAAGTCCAATGGAATCGATTG GTAACATGACTAGCGAGTATAGTGGTGAGAACAACTCCGATCATAATTGTGATTCGGTTTCCCACGTTAGCAACACATTCTCGGACTCCCTACCAAGCGACTCGTGGTATGAGGACAATGACGAGGAAGATGTGGTCTCACCAACCTTTAGTGAGATGGAAGATGCATGTGCCGATTTGATGCCCCTTGTGGACAATGACGAGCCGCCCCATGTGGAGGAAGACGAAACGGACTTGTACCCACCCGATGAGGAGGCTTATAGGGCCAAAAATTGGATCGAGGCATGCAATTGGATGGAGGGTACTGAGCCGTGGAGATTGGTGAACTCTCATCTGGATCCGTACTTCCTTCCGATCTTGAATTTGGGCAACAACACGCCGATGGAAAATAGAAAAAATCCGGATGGAATGGTGGTAAGCTTGTTAAATGTGATCGGATTGCCAATATTGTAA
- the LOC141661378 gene encoding cytochrome P450 84A1-like, translated as MSLLFILLLTIISMIFFISRFGGKPYPPGPRRLPVIGNTLMMACLTHRGLAKLASRYGGLFYLRMGAQDIVVVSTPDMARQILQTHQDQISNRPTSIALDYLSYGRANMAFADYSPWWRQMRKICVMKLFSRARVESWNSVRDELNHMLRDVASNANQAINLGELVFGFTEKIIYRAAFGSRLSDGGTEFIKIMQEFSKLFGSFNVCDFVPWMSRADPQGLKARLRKARGSLDTFIDSIIDQHIIKRKGKNIGDKDMVDELLAFYTEEGEAKAESDDLQATIKLTKNNIKGIIMDIMFGGTETVAAAIEWAMSELLKNPEELRKTQEELSNVVGLHRCVEEGDLEKLTYLKCVLKETLRLHPPLPFLPRAAAEDVYVAGYYIPAGSRVIINLWAMGHDGKCWNDEPEAFKPSRFLDVGAPDYRNNNFEFIPFGTGRRSCPGMQLGLHAFEMGLAHLLHCFNWELPDGMKPSQVDMSDMYGLSAPKATRLIAVPTPRLLCPIC; from the exons ATGTCACTTCTCTTCATTTTGCTCCTAACAATTATCTCAATGATATTTTTCATATCACGTTTTGGGGGTAAACCTTATCCACCAGGGCCGAGACGCTTGCCAGTGATTGGCAATACGCTGATGATGGCCTGTCTAACTCACCGTGGGCTCGCCAAACTTGCGAGCCGTTATGGTGGTCTATTTTACCTCCGCATGGGTGCCCAAGACATTGTAGTCGTGTCGACGCCTGATATGGCACGTCAAATTCTTCAAACTCATCAAGACCAAATCTCCAACCGCCCTACTAGTATTGCTCTGGACTACCTTTCATATGGCAGGGCCAACATGGCCTTTGCTGACTACAGCCCTTGGTGGCGTCAAATGCGCAAAATTTGTGTCATGAAGCTCTTTAGCCGTGCACGGGTTGAGTCCTGGAACTCTGTCCGTGACGAGTTAAACCATATGCTCCGAGATGTTGCATCAAATGCTAATCAAGCTATTAATCTAGGCGAATTAGTTTTTGGGTTTACGGAGAAAATCATCTATCGGGCTGCGTTCGGATCAAGGTTGAGCGACGGGGGCActgaatttataaaaataatgcAGGAATTTTCCAAATTATTTGGTTCTTTCAATGTATGTGATTTCGTTCCATGGATGAGTAGGGCTGATCCTCAAGGGCTTAAAGCTAGACTTCGCAAGGCTCGTGGATCACTAGATACGTTCATCGATTCCATTATAGACCAACACATAATAAAAAGGAAGGGAAAAAATATAGGTGACAAGGACATGGTGGACGAGTTACTGGCTTTTTACACTGAGGAAGGAGAAGCTAAAGCTGAATCTGATGATTTACAGGCCACTATAAAACTCACAAAAAATAATATCAAGGGCATTATTATG GATATAATGTTTGGGGGGACAGAGACTGTAGCTGCCGCTATAGAGTGGGCTATGTCAGAGCTATTGAAAAACCCGGAGGAGCTCAGAAAGACTCAGGAAGAGCTTTCCAACGTAGTAGGACTTCATCGCTGTGTCGAAGAGGGAGACTTGGAGAAACTCACTTACCTTAAGTGTGTACTCAAAGAGACCCTACGGCTCCATCCTCCCCTCCCGTTTCTACCCCGTGCTGCAGCCGAGGATGTATATGTTGCTGGCTACTATATTCCAGCGGGATCCAGGGTCATAATTAACCTTTGGGCAATGGGGCACGACGGGAAGTGTTGGAATGATGAGCCAGAAGCATTTAAGCCCTCTAGGTTTCTTGATGTGGGAGCGCCAGACTACAGAAACAACAACTTTGAGTTCATACCGTTTGGGACAGGTCGCAGATCATGTCCAGGCATGCAGCTGGGCCTTCATGCATTTGAAATGGGCTTAGCACACCTTCTTCACTGTTTTAACTGGGAATTGCCTGATGGTATGAAGCCGAGCCAAGTTGACATGAGTGACATGTATGGACTCTCAGCTCCAAAGGCAACCCGGCTCATTGCTGTGCCGACTCCGCGCCTACTGTGTCCGATCTGTTAA